In Strigops habroptila isolate Jane chromosome 6, bStrHab1.2.pri, whole genome shotgun sequence, a single genomic region encodes these proteins:
- the LOC115610143 gene encoding glutathione S-transferase-like → MSGKPRLTYLNGRGRMESIRWLLAAAGVEFEEIFLETKEQYEKIIKDGSLMFQQVPLVEIDGMKIVQTRAILSYVAGKYNLYGKDLKERALIDMYVEGIIDLMQMILMFPFSPPEAKEKNLDSIKERATNRYFPVFEKVLKQHGQDFLVGNKFSWADVQLIEAILAVEEKVPAVLSGFPQLQAFKIRMSNMPTIKKFLQPGSPRKPPPDEHYVETVLKIFSK, encoded by the exons ATGTCTGGGAAGCCCAGGCTTACCTACCTTAATGGAAGGGGGCGAATGGAGTCCATACGATGGCTGTTGGCAGCAGCAGGCGTGGAG TTCGAAGAaatttttctggaaacaaaagagCAGTATGAGAAGATAATCAAAG ATGGAAGCCTGATGTTCCAGCAAGTGCCCCTGGTTGAGATCGATGGGATGAAGATCGTGCAGACCAGAGCTATCCTCAGCTACGTAGCAGGGAAATACAATCTCTATGGGAAAGACTTAAAGGAGAGAGCCCT GATTGACATGTATGTGGAAGGAATAATAGATCTGATGCAAATGATTTTgatgtttcctttctctccacctgaggcaaaggagaaaaatcttgaCTCAATTAAGGAGAGGGCAACTAACAGGTACTTCCCAGTCTTTGAAAAG GTTTTGAAACAACATGGCCAAGACTTTCTGGTGGGCAACAAATTCAGCTGGGCAGATGTTCAGCTAATTGAAGCCATTTTAGCAGTGGAGGAGAAAGTACCTGCTGTGCTGTCAGGGTTTCCTCAGTTGCAG gcttttaaaataagaatgagCAATATGCCGACAATTAAGAAGTTCTTGCAGCCTGGCAGCCCAAGGAAACCCCCACCAGATGAACATTATGTAGAAACCGTGTTGAAGATTTTTAGTAAATGA
- the LOC115610144 gene encoding glutathione S-transferase-like, producing MSGKPKLHYFNGRGRMESIRWLLAAAGVEFEECFLETKDDLTKLRKDGSLLFQQVPLVEIDGMKMVQTRAIGNYIAAKYNLYGKDLKERALIDMYVEGIADLNELLMMHVSQPADKKQEYFANLVDKATNRYFPVYEKVLKDHGQDFLVGNQLSRADVQLLEILLMAEECKPDILAKFPLLQSFKARISNIPTIKKFLQPGSQRKPPLQEKDLPSVMKIFQ from the exons ATGTCTGGGAAGCCCAAGCTGCACTACTTCAATGGACGAGGCCGAATGGAATCAATACGGTGGCTACTAGCAGCAGCTGGGGTTGAG TTTGAAGAATGTTTTCTGGAAACAAAGGATGATCTGACAAAGTTACGGAAGG ATGGATCCCTGCTATTTCAGCAAGTGCCCTTGGTGGAGATCGATGGAATGAAGATGGTGCAGACAAGAGCCATTGGCAACTACATAGCAGCAAAGTACAACCTCTACGGGAAGGACCTGAAGGAGAGAGCCCT AATCGATATGTATGTGGAAGGAATAGCAGATCTGAATGAGTTACTGATGATGCATGTTTCCCAACCAGCGGataaaaagcaagaatattTTGCTAATCTTGTGGACAAGGCCACAAACAGGTACTTCCCAGTCTATGAGAAG GTTTTGAAAGACCATGGACAGGACTTTCTTGTGGGCAATCAGCTTAGCAGGGCAGATGTGCAGTTACTTGAAATCCTTTTAATGGCAGAAGAGTGCAAGCCTGATATCCTTGCCAAGTTTCCTCTCTTGCAG aGTTTTAAAGCAAGAATAAGCAATATCCCCACAATAAAGAAattcctgcagcctggcagccAGAGGAAACCACCACTACAAGAAAAAGATCTGCCAAGCGTGATGAAAATTTTCCAATGA